A single Streptomyces mirabilis DNA region contains:
- a CDS encoding GNAT family N-acetyltransferase, protein MLRFPGQGPRNPDDVVVGPLDLAARVDEALAVQALAFGLGADEIAVRRQIVLRHLTYPGARALGATTVDGRLVGFVYGMPNDRTHWWSTVVEPYLRAQGRDAWLDHSFVITELHVHPHYQNHGLGRSLITGITDSATEPRSILSAIDTDSPARGLYRSLGYEDLARQVLFPSAPKPYAVMGAPLPLRRR, encoded by the coding sequence GGTCAGGGCCCCCGCAACCCCGACGACGTGGTCGTCGGCCCGCTGGATCTCGCGGCGCGCGTCGACGAGGCGCTCGCCGTGCAGGCCCTCGCCTTCGGGCTCGGCGCCGACGAGATCGCCGTACGCCGCCAGATCGTGCTGCGTCACCTCACCTACCCCGGAGCCCGCGCACTCGGCGCGACGACGGTCGACGGACGGCTCGTCGGCTTCGTCTACGGCATGCCCAACGACCGCACCCACTGGTGGTCCACCGTCGTGGAACCGTATCTGCGCGCCCAGGGACGCGACGCCTGGCTCGACCACTCCTTCGTGATCACCGAGCTGCACGTCCACCCGCACTACCAGAACCACGGCCTGGGCCGGTCCCTGATCACCGGCATCACGGACAGCGCCACCGAACCCCGCTCGATCCTCTCCGCCATCGACACCGACAGCCCGGCCCGCGGCCTGTACCGCTCCCTCGGGTACGAGGACCTCGCGCGGCAGGTTCTCTTCCCCAGCGCACCCAAGCCGTACGCCGTCATGGGCGCCCCGCTGCCCCTGCGCAGGCGCTGA